In Candidatus Nanopelagicales bacterium, one genomic interval encodes:
- a CDS encoding geranylgeranyl reductase family protein: MSSTDLSCDVLVVGAGPAGSGTAAWAAREGLDVLLADAATFPRDKPCGDGLTPRAIAELTHLGLEQWLAGRAVNRGLRASGFGRTLYLPWPGGSLPDHGGAAPRVELDDRIRQVALASGVRTLEGARAVDVRLAGARVAAVIFKGPDGAFEVRCQRLVIADGAKSQLGRKLGRQWHKTTAYGVAARAYIKSDRADDEWISSHLELRGTAGELLSGYGWIFPLGDGEVNIGVGTLATSKRPADVNLRHLIAHYTDGQRADWKLHGELRDTWSALLPMGGAVSHVAGPNWLMVGDAAGCVNPLNGEGIDYGLETGRLAAQMLSRRSTVDLQARWPQLLQHHYGPAFSAARRLAGLLTVPGFLPKAGPVGMRSQYLMTIALRVMGNLVTAEDTDALARVWRTAGRMSVRLDERPPFS, translated from the coding sequence GTGAGTTCTACCGACCTGTCGTGCGACGTGCTCGTCGTCGGTGCCGGACCTGCCGGTTCCGGTACCGCTGCCTGGGCTGCGCGCGAGGGGTTGGACGTGCTGCTTGCCGACGCCGCCACGTTTCCGCGCGACAAGCCATGCGGCGACGGCCTCACCCCCCGCGCGATAGCGGAACTGACCCACCTTGGTTTGGAGCAGTGGCTGGCGGGTCGCGCCGTGAATCGCGGATTGCGGGCATCAGGCTTCGGGCGCACCCTGTATTTGCCCTGGCCCGGTGGATCACTGCCTGACCACGGTGGCGCCGCACCTCGAGTCGAGCTCGACGATCGGATCCGCCAGGTGGCACTCGCTAGCGGGGTGCGCACTCTTGAAGGCGCTCGCGCGGTTGATGTCCGTCTGGCCGGGGCTCGGGTGGCGGCAGTCATCTTCAAGGGCCCGGACGGTGCCTTCGAGGTTCGTTGTCAGCGGCTGGTGATCGCCGACGGGGCCAAGTCGCAACTCGGCCGCAAGCTGGGCCGGCAGTGGCACAAGACGACCGCTTACGGTGTCGCCGCTCGCGCCTACATCAAGTCAGACCGCGCCGACGATGAGTGGATCTCCTCCCACCTCGAGTTGCGCGGCACGGCGGGGGAGTTGCTGTCGGGCTACGGGTGGATCTTCCCGCTCGGCGATGGCGAGGTGAATATCGGTGTGGGAACCCTGGCGACTTCCAAGCGGCCCGCCGACGTCAACCTCCGTCACCTCATCGCGCACTACACCGACGGTCAGCGCGCTGACTGGAAGTTGCACGGCGAACTACGCGACACTTGGTCTGCCCTGCTACCCATGGGTGGTGCGGTGTCGCATGTCGCGGGTCCCAACTGGTTGATGGTCGGTGATGCGGCCGGGTGCGTCAATCCACTCAACGGCGAGGGCATCGACTACGGCTTGGAGACTGGTCGCTTGGCTGCGCAGATGCTGTCACGCCGGTCGACGGTTGACCTCCAGGCGCGGTGGCCGCAGTTACTCCAGCACCACTACGGACCTGCCTTCTCCGCGGCCCGGCGACTGGCCGGGTTGCTGACCGTCCCAGGGTTCTTGCCCAAGGCCGGACCCGTGGGCATGCGCTCGCAGTACCTGATGACGATTGCCCTGCGGGTGATGGGAAACCTGGTCACTGCCGAAGACACCGACGCTTTGGCCCGCGTATGGCGAACTGCTGGCCGGATGTCGGTCCGGCTCGACGAACGGCCACCGTTCAGCTAG